A window from Peromyscus eremicus chromosome 5, PerEre_H2_v1, whole genome shotgun sequence encodes these proteins:
- the LOC131911096 gene encoding chymotrypsinogen B-like has translation MSAGKKKDHGVPHWETSLVKAEKWTSFTRLSSLDHVTMTTAEKCCGVPAIQPVLTGLSRIVNGEDAVPGSWPWQVSLQDKTGFHFCGGSLISEDWVVTAAHCGVSTSDVVVAGEFDQGSDEENVQVLKIAKVFKNPKFNMFTVRNDITLLKLATPAQFSDTVSAVCLPSADDDFPAGTVCATTGWGKTKYNALKTPEKLQQAALPIVSTAECKGFWGSKVTDVMICAGASGVSSCMGDSGGPLVCQKDGAWTLAGIVSWGSGVCSTSTPAVYARVTALMPWVQQILEAN, from the exons ATGTCGgctggaaagaagaaagaccATGGTGTGCCACACTGGGAGACTTCCCTGGTCAAAGCTGAAAAGTGGACATCATTTACTCGGCTATCCAGCCTGGATCACGTGACCATGACCACTGCTGAGAAGT GCTGTGGGGTCCCTGCCATCCAGCCTGTGCTGACGGGTCTGTCCAGGATCGTCAATGGAGAGGATGCTGTCCCTGGCTCCTGGCCCTGGCAGGTGTCCCTGCAG gaCAAAACTGGCTTTCACTTCTGCGGAGGGTCCCTCATCAGCGAAGACTGGGTGGTCACTGCTGCCCACTGCGGGGTCTC GACATCTGATGTGGTGGTGGCCGGCGAGTTTGACCAGGGCTCCGATGAGGAGAACGTCCAGGTTCTGAAGATCGCCAAG GTTTTCAAGAACCCCAAGTTCAACATGTTCACTGTGCGCAATGACATCACCCTGCTGAAGCTGGCCACTCCTGCCCAGTTCTCTGACACTGTGTCTGCCGTGTGTCTGCCCAGTGCTGACGATGACTTCCCCGCGGggacagtgtgtgccaccactggctgggGCAAGACGAAGTACAATG CCCTCAAGACCCCTGAGAAGCTGCAGCAGGCAGCCCTGCCCATTGTGTCCACCGCTGAATGCaaggggttctggggatccaaggTCACCGATGTGATGATCTGCGCAGGCGCCAGTGGTGTCTCCTCCTGCATG GGTGACTCTGGTGGCCCTCTGGTCTGCCAGAAGGATGGAGCCTGGACCCTGGCAGGCATTGTGTCCTGGGGCAGTGGCGTCTGCTCCACCTCCACTCCTGCTGTGTATGCCCGAGTCACAGCCCTCATGCCCTGGGTTCAGCAGATCTTGGAAGCCAACTGA
- the LOC131910668 gene encoding chymotrypsinogen B encodes MAFLWLLSCFALVGATFGCGVPAIQPVLTGLSRIVNGEDAVPGSWPWQVSLQDKTGFHFCGGSLISEDWVVTAAHCGVSTSDVVVAGEFDQGSDEENVQVLKIAKVFKNPKFNMFTVRNDITLLKLATPAQFSDTVSAVCLPSADDDFPAGTVCATTGWGKTKYNALKTPEKLQQAALPIVSTAECKGFWGSKVTDVMICAGASGVSSCMGDSGGPLVCQKDGAWTLAGIVSWGSGVCSTSTPAVYARVTALMPWVQQILEAN; translated from the exons ATGGCATTCCTTTGGCTCTTGTCCTGCTTTGCCCTCGTGGGGGCCACCTTTG GCTGTGGGGTCCCTGCCATCCAGCCTGTGCTGACGGGTCTGTCCAGGATCGTCAATGGAGAGGATGCTGTCCCTGGCTCCTGGCCCTGGCAGGTGTCCCTGCAG gaCAAAACTGGCTTTCACTTCTGCGGGGGCTCCCTCATCAGCGAAGACTGGGTGGTCACTGCTGCCCACTGCGGGGTCTC GACATCTGATGTGGTGGTGGCCGGCGAGTTTGACCAGGGCTCCGATGAGGAGAACGTCCAGGTTCTGAAGATCGCCAAG GTTTTCAAGAACCCCAAGTTCAACATGTTCACTGTGCGCAATGACATCACCCTGCTGAAGCTGGCCACTCCTGCCCAGTTCTCTGACACTGTGTCTGCCGTGTGTCTGCCCAGTGCTGACGATGACTTCCCCGCGGggacagtgtgtgccaccactggctgggGCAAGACGAAGTACAATG CCCTCAAGACTCCTGAGAAGCTGCAGCAGGCAGCCCTGCCCATTGTGTCCACCGCTGAATGCaaggggttctggggatccaaggTCACCGATGTGATGATCTGCGCAGGCGCCAGTGGTGTCTCCTCCTGCATG GGTGACTCTGGTGGCCCTCTGGTCTGCCAGAAGGATGGAGCCTGGACCCTGGCCGGCATTGTGTCCTGGGGCAGTGGCGTCTGCTCCACCTCCACTCCTGCTGTGTATGCCCGAGTCACAGCCCTCATGCCCTGGGTTCAGCAGATCTTGGAAGCCAACTGA